Part of the Pseudothermotoga sp. genome, TAAGCCAAAAGTACTGATCGCGGATGAACCAACTACAGCTTTAGACGTGACTATCCAAGCGCAAATCATGGAACTGATGAAACAGCTTCAACGGGAATATGGTATGGCGATCATATTGATAACCCACGATTTGGGGCTCATTGCAGAGAACGCTGATAGAGTGGTAGTGATGTACGCAGGGAAAGTTGTGGAGTACTCTCATGTCAAATCCCTTTTCAACGATCCAAAGCATCCCTACACGTGGGGTTTGTTGCATGCAATTCCAAGGCTGGATATTGAGCAAAGTCGACTATACAACATACCCGGTGTGGTGCCAGACCCGTTACATTTCCCAAACGGATGCAAGTTTCACCCAAGGTGTGAATTCAAAGAAGACAGATGCACCGCTGAAGAACCCAGGCTCATCGAGGTTGACGAGGGCCATCTTGTGAGGTGCTTCTTCTGGCAGAAGGTGGAGCAGGCCAAGATCAGAGAGGTTGGTGAGCTTGTATGAGTGTGATCCTCAAAGTTGAAAATTTGGTCAAATACTTTCCCATAAGGGCCGGGGTTTTCAAACGTATCGTTGGATGGGTCAAAGCGGTGGATGATGTTTCATTCGAGATCAACGAAGGAGAAACCGTGGGCCTCGTTGGAGAGTCTGGTTGTGGTAAAACTACGATAGGTATGGTCTTACTCAGATTGTACGAACCTACTTCCGGCAGAATCATAATTGCCAACGAAGATACCACTTATTTTTTCATGCCACCTCTGCGCGCAAAATCTTATTTGAAAAGAACATACATAGACAGATTCAACAAGTTGTTGAAAGATGCGGGATCTAAAGATGCAGTCATCGATACGCTTGAAGGTGTGGATAAAATCTACGCGAAACTGTTCTTCAACGAAGCCAGGTCTTCCGCCAGGAAATTTTATTCGTTATTGTTATCAAGCATGGATGAGAAACGTAGAGAGTTCAGAAAGAACGTTCAAATAGTTTTTCAAGATCCGTACAGTTCACTCAATCCCAGACTCAGGATAAAATCCATCGTCGGTGAAGGACCTGCAGTTCACAGGTTGGTGAAAAGTGAGAAAGAGCTCATAAATAAGGTTCGATCAGTGCTCGAAGATGTTGGCATCAGTGGCGATTATATGTACAGATTTCCACACGAATTTTCCGGTGGTCAAAGACAGAGAATCGGTATTGCTCGAGCACTCGCGCTCTCCCCGAAGCTCGTGATAGCAGACGAAGCGGTTTCAGCCTTGGATGTTTCTATAAGATCGCAGATCATCAACCTCATGAAAGACCTCCAGCGTGAACACAAATTGACCTATCTTTTCATATCTCACGATCTTGCCGTTATAAAATATGTGAGCGATAGAATAATCGTGATGTACCTTGGTAAAATCGTCGAAACGGCGAGTAAAAAAGAGTTGTTCGACAAACCGTTGCATCCGTACACGAGGGCTTTGATGAGTGCTATTCCCATACCCAATCCAAACATCAAGAAAGAAAGGATCATTCTCACAGGTGATGTGCCAAGCCCGGTGAACCCCCCACCCGGTTGTAGATTCCACACACGTTGCTATATGGCTGTTGACGTGTGCTCGAAGATCGAACCAAAACTCAGGGAAATCTCACCAGGTCATGCGGTTGCTTGCCATCTTGTGAAATGAAAAAACCCCGGGCTTCAAGCCCGGGGTTTGATTTCTTTGAATCACTCTTCCTTCCACAATGTGTAATAATCAGCTGCACCAGGCATCATTGGATTGTAGTACCAACCTTTGACCCAGCTCCTTCTCACGTTCAAACTTTGAGGTTCATAGAGTGCAACACCAAGTACATGCTTGATCGCAAACTCTTGTACTTTCCTGTAGATATCCACCCTGACCTTGGGATCTGTTTCTATGGCAGCTTTTTCTATGAGTTCGTTACAACTCTTACCACCGAGCTCGGGTGTGGGTGTCGAAACGAATTTTTTGAAATTCTCGCCCTGAGCGAAACCATAAGTACCTGCAGAATGATAGTATGTCTGGATGAAGTTGTGGGGGTCTGGATAGTCCGCAAGCCAGCCTATGATGAACGCTGGTAGATATCCTTGCTTGTAAGAAGTCAAATAGGTTGGCCATTGTTCACCGCGCACCTCGATCTTGAACTTCGGATTGATCATTTCAACGTAGGTTTTTATCATTTCAGCCACAGTCCTTCTCGCTTCGTTACCTGTGTTATAAAGTAAAGTGAGCTTGAAACCTTTTCTCCATACCTCTCCATTCCATGCTTTCTTGAACTCTTCGGTAGCCTTGGTGATGCTGAACTCGAACATGGGCAATTTTGGATCGTAACCAAGTAAACTGCTGGGTAAGTCCGCGGGCACTCTGTTTCCAAGACCGCGCAGAACGTCCTTTATCACAGCATCGTAGTTTATAACGTAGGCAAACGCCCTTCTAACATGCTCATCACTGAAGAAGTCTGGTGGGATACCGTTGCCATCCAGTTTACCAGAACCGATGTACTTGCTATCCGGCTTCACGTTCCAATTGAAGTGGAGTGATGTAACGCTTATAATAGGAAGACCCTTAGTGATGGTTACACCAGGCATGTTCTCAACTTGTGGCAGATATTGTGATGGAACAGCAACAATATCTGCATCTCCCTTTTCGAGCATGGCTCTCCTAGTAGACCACTCTTCGATCGTCCAGATGATCACCCTTTTTATCTTCGCTGGTCCTTTCCAATAACCATCAAATCTTTCGAGAACAACCCTCATCTGAGCCCTGTCCCACTCGACAAGCTTGAACGGCCCTGTTCCCATTGCCTTCGCGTACAGAGGAGATTCTTCCTTTGGAAGGTCCCAATGTTTCCACCAAGTGTCAGGTTTACCATCCCAACAACCTTGCTGAATGGCCCACTGTTTGTTCAAAATCATGCCCCAGTTCGCAAAACCACATATGATTGAAAGGAATGGACCAAATGGTCTGGAGAGCTTGAAGACCACACTGTCACCACTGACTTCAATGGCAGGATCGATGTAGTCCGTGTAAACTTTGATCAGCGCATCACGATACTGTGGCAAAGGTTCTTTCGTCGTTCGATCAAGTAATTCGCTGAGAGGTTTGCCCACAACTTTTTCAACGAATTCATCCAACGAATAAACCTCGAACAGAGCCTCCCAAAGCATCCACATGGGTCCACCAGATGGGTCGAAGAGCAAACCTCTTTCGAAGCTGTACTCGACGTCTTCTGGCGTCAACACTGCACCGTTGTGGAATTTCACATTTTTCCTGATCGGGAAGATGTACGTCTTGCCACCATCTTTGATGAGACCATTCTCCAAACTTGGTACAGCTGTGGCCAGTCTCGGTGCCATTTCAACAACACTGGACCCAACATACTCGATCAAACACTCATAGATCTGCCCTAAAACTTCCCCACTCGCCGTATCATAAGCGAAGTGTGGGTCCAATGTGTCTGGCTCGCCGATCGTGAGAGTTATGATGGTGTCAGGATTCTTGATCTGCGCAAAGATCAACGTTGTCGCGATTAAAACCAACACGATCCAAAATCTCCTCATCTTCTCAACCCCCCAACAATATGTACCGCACAAAGCAAATTATACACCTCAACGTGTGCCCGGTCAAAGCTCCACAATGATGTCCGCTAAGCTATGAAAAACATTCGATCGTTGGGCTGTCACCACGATGGCTTTTCCACATCCCTTCTGAGCCTTGAGGATCTCTAGCACGCTCTCCTTTCCCATCCGATCCAAACCTATGAGTGGCTCATCCAAGAGCAAAAGATCCGGTTCATGAACGAGAGCACACGCAATCGCAACGCGCCTAGCTTCACCTTCAGAAAGTTGGAATGGACTCTTTTCGAGAATCTTGTCGGTCAGACCGACGGCATTGATCGCTTCTTTCACACGTACTTCGACGTCGTCAAAGCCAAAATTGCGCGCTGAGAAGGCTATTTCCTCAAACACTGTTTCACAGAAGAACTGATCCTCGGCCCTCTGCATGACATAACCGATCTTTTTGAAATCCTCTCGTTTCAAAGGGGTTCCATTCAGCAGAACGGATCCAAATTGAGGCTTGAGCAAACCAGCCATCAATTTGAGTAGAGTGGATTTACCACTTCCATTTGGCCCACGAATGAGTAGTAATTGGCCTGCCCGTACCGTTATACTGAAACCATCGAACAACTTTTTATTCTCATCGTATCCAAAAGTGATTCCAATCAATTTCAATTCAACATTCGACATCTTCGAACCTTTCTTCCAAAAAATCCTCTAAGCTTCCGAAAAAATCCACGCTTCCTCTCCTCATATGAATGATTTGCGTCGCGAGATTGAAGAAAATCTTTGGCTCATGCGTAGAGATGAGGATCGTTTTGCCCATTTTTTTGAGCTCCTCCAAAGCTTTGAGTATCTCATATACACCTTCATCATCCAGCATGGATGTGGGCTCATCCAAAAGGAAAATTTCTGGTTGAAGTGCATATAAAGATGCCACAGCAAGTTTTTGCGCAGTTCCACCAGAAAGTGTGAAAGGATCATCATGCCTTCTTTCGTCAAGTTGAAAACTTTCAAGCGTTTTCTGTACCCTTGCTCGTATCTGATCCCTACTCAATCCCAAATTTTCCAATCCAAATGCGATATCTTCCTCAACGGTGGAACCAATGATTTGATCGAATGGATTGTGGAAAACATAACAACAAATCTTTTTCAAATCGATTTCTTTCAAATCTTTCCCATTCAGACGTATAAACCCAGATTGAAGTGGTAGTAAACCAGCGAGGAGTTTAAACAGAGTGGTCTTACCAGAACCGTTCGCCCCGACAACGAGGACGAATGAATTTTCCTCTATCTTCAAATTGATGTTCTTCAAAGCCCAACCATCGCCATAACTGAAACTGACATCGATCAGTTCGAGCATGATTCACACCTTTACAGATTTGTAGATGCGTATTCCACCTTCTTTGTGAATATCTTCGACGTTTCCAAAGACTTCCCCCATCGTTCGTTTCACGTAAGAGCCACCTTTGTTATGGTGTGCAACCGCTTGAAGAGACCCCCCGTTGTTTAAATGTTCAAAAGATCCCTTGATCAGTCTCAGCACAGTTTCCTTTCCTGCAGCGAGTGGTGGATTCATGAGTATAAGATCGAAAGTGTCGTTTTTCCACGGTTCGAAGAAAGCTCCATGCTTGATCACGACATCTACATTGTTCTTCTTCGCGTTTATCTTGGCGAACTCCACAGCCCTTTCATTGATATCACTCATGTATATCTCCAAATCTGGATATTCTGATTTCAACACAATACCGATCACACCATAACCACAACCAAGATCGAGCACCTTCTTACCATGGATCTGACAGTGTTCTATCAATATTCGTGTAGCTTTGTCTATTTCACCAAAACTGAAAACGCCAGACGGCGTTTGGAATTGATAAATTCTTCCGTTCTTCAGTTTCAATATGGCTGTTTTGATCCTCAATTCGCACCTCGGTTTTTCAACGTAATAGTGCTCCATGGAAACAAAAGGGGGCCGTTGGCCCCCAGCTCTCAGTCAACAGATTTGGTCAACTTTTTGTCGTGAATGAGTGTAGCTTGAGCCGCTGCAAGCCTCGCTATAGGTACCCTGTACGGTGAACAACTCACATAGTCTAAGCCAGCTTTGTGGAAGAAATGGATGGACCTTGGATCTCCTCCATGTTCTCCACACACACCGACCTTCAAGTTGGGCCTCGCTTGTTTCCCCTTCTTAGTACCCATCTCAACCAACACACCAACACCATCGTAATCGAGTGTCTTGAATGGATCGTGCTCGAGTATACCCTTTTCTAAGTATTCCGGCAGGAACTTACCAACATCATCTCGGCTGAACGCGAATGTCATCTGTGTCAAGTCGTTCGTCCCAAAGCTGAAGAATTCTGCCTCTTTTGCTATTTCATCGGCTGTAACGCAAGCTCTCGGTACTTCGATCATCGTTCCTATTTTGTAATCGATCTTCAAACCTGACTCTTCTATCATTTTGTCAGCAACCTCTTTGATGATCTTCTTCAAGAACGATATCTCATTCACGTGTCCCACCAAAGGTATCATGATCTCCGGTATGACATCCATACCCGTTTCCTTTTTCAATTCGATCGCAGCGCCTATGATTGCCTTTGTCTGCATGATTGCTATCTCAGGATAAGTTATGGTGAGCCTGCAACCACGATGACCGAGCATTGGGTTCAGCTCAGTCAGAGATTTAACGATGTCTTTCAAGTCCTTCGGTGATATGCCAAGCTCCTTCGCCGTCTCTTCGATCTGCTCGTCGTCGTGCGGTAAGAACTCATGGAGTGGTGGATCTATCAGCCTGATCGTGACGGGATAACCAGCCATGAATTTGAACAAGCCTTTGAAGTCTTCCTTCTGCAATGGTAACAACTCATTCAGTGCTTTTTCCCTTTCTTCCTTCGTCTTCGCAACGATCATCCTGCGCATCTTAGGTATTCTATCTTTCTCAAAGAACATGTGCTCGGTTCTGCAGAGTCCTATACCCTCTGCACCAAACTTCCTCGCCACTTCGGCGTCCCTTGGTATATCGGCATTGGCTCTAACACCGAGTTTTCTGATTTCATCTGCCCACATCAAAAGCTCTGCCACTTCACCTTCGAGACCCACAGGTTTGATCGTATCAACTTTTCCAAGGAGGACTTCTCCTGTGGAACCGTCTATTGATATCCACTCACCTTCTTTGACGAAGATATCGTTGACCCTGAACAATCCCTCTTCTTCCTTGACTTCGATCGTCTCTGCACCAACGATCGCTGGTTTACCCATACCCCTGGCAACAACTGCTGCGTGGGATGTCATACCACCTCTGGAAGTGAGTATACCCTGTGCGAACGCCATTCCCCCGACATCCTCAGGGCTCGTTTCAGGTCGGACGAGTATCACTTTTTGCCCGCTTCTCCCCATTTCCTCAGCTTTTTTAGAATTGAAAATAACCATACCAGTCGCGGCACCAGGAGAAGCAGGCAAACCTTTCGCTATCACTTTTGCTTTCGCTCTCGCTTTATCCTCAAAACGAGGATGCAGTACACGTTCCACATCTTCAGGTTTGACACGCAGTACGGCTTCTTGTTTGGTGATGATACCTTCTTTCGCCATATCCACAGCGATCTTGATGGCCGCTCTAGAGGTTCTCTTTCCGCTCCTTGTCTGGAGCATGTAGAGCTTGCCTTCCTCGATCGTGAACTCTATATCCTGCATGTCTCTGTAATGTCTCTCCAGTTTGTCCATTATCGCCATCAGCTCGTCATAAACTTTTGGCATCAAACGTTTCAATTCCGCAAGTGGAACTGGTGTTCTGATCCCTGCAACTACATCCTCACCTTGCGCGTTTTGCAAGAATTCTCCGTAGACTTCTTTTTCTCCTGTGTTGGGATTGCGTGTGAAAGCGACACCTGTTCCAGATCGCTCACCCATATTCCCAAAAACCATGGCAACGACGTTGACAGCCGTTCCGAGCAATTCATCCTCTTTGATGTTGTGTATTTCCCTGTATTTGACAGCTCTGTCACTCATCCAACTTCTGAATACCGCATCGATCGCAAGCCACAGTTGTTTCTCTACATCCTGAGGGAATTCCTTACCCTCTTCTTCGTAGATGCCTTTGTAAATATCGACCAATTTCATCAGATCGTTGGCATCAAGCTCGATGTCCAGCTTGACACCCTTTTGTTTTTTGACTTCTTCGAGTGCGTTTTCAAATTTACTCCTCGGAATTCCAAGCGCCGTGTCACCGAACATCTGCAGGAACCTTCTGTAGGCATCGTAGGCAAACCGTGGATTGTTCGTCATTTTGATTAAACCTTTAACCGTTCGATCGTTCAATCCGAGGTTCAAAATAGTGTCCATCATACCTGGCATCGATATGGCTGCGCCCGATCTAACCGACACGAGTAGTGGTTTGTCTGGATCACCGAAACCTTTACCTGTGACCTTCTCAAGCCTCTTCATCGCTTCGTCAACTTGATATTTAAGACCTTCAGGATAAGTGTAACCATGTTGATAATAGTATCTGCACACCTCAGCGGAAATAGTGAATCCAGGGGGAACTGGTATTCCCAAGTTCGTCATTTCTGCTAGGTTCGCACCTTTACCGCCGAGTATGTCCTTCATCTCAGCGTTTCCTTCAGCCGAACCGTCGGCAAAGAAATAAACCAACTTCTTGTTCATCAAAACACCTCCCTCATTTGATATACCAGTTTGTAGTATAACTGTTGTTCTCCACTGTGCCAACAACTACTAAAACCGATTGAGAGGCTATCCCGAGCAATTTTTCAACGATGGGAGCAAGGTCCACGAAGACGAACAGAGAATGCTTCGCAGGATCAAAAATTTTCAAAGCTTTTTCTAGAGAAAACCTCTCTTTGCTCTGCTGATCGCTGAACACTCTAACATACTTGCCATCACTCTTCACGGTGAAATTATCAATTTTCAGAGTGTCTGCTACGATCTCGCCTCGACCGAGAGTTTTGGCTATCTCTTGTATCGAAATTTTTGATTCGATCACCGCATAGAAAGACGGGTTAGTAGCTTTACCTTCCTTTTGAGTTTCGAAAAGGCTCTGTATGAACTGTGCCACGCCGATCGACACAGCCATTCTTCCTGTGGTTTTTTCAGAAAGGCCGAGGATCTTTTCAACCATGTTCCCCAGATCGTTCGAAATTCCAAAGGTTTGTGCGATCATACCGGAGAAAGTTGCAGGTATGGTGCCAAAAATTTGCTCGTAAGTACCTTTTAAGCTTGCGGCGCTCTGAACGTTCGAAAAGATGAAGATCTCTCCAGAGAGATTTGTATCTCTGTGTAGCGCATACGAAGACGCTGGTTTTGCGTCTGCCAAAACTTTGACTGCGGCATCATTCTTTGCCCTCAATCTTTGAAAACCGGTCAGCTTATCTTGCTCGACTTTCACCACAAAAACGGATTCGAACTCAGCCCCACTCAAATTGAGTTTTGGAGCGTAGCCAACAGCCCATACTGAATTATCCTCAAACCATTTGAGCACTTCGTTCGGTACACTGCCACCACCACTTAAGCATAGATCTATAAATTCACGCTTGTTCGAGATGAACACATAACCTTTTTGAGCTTTTGAGACCATCTCACTGCCCAGTAGATCACCAACAGCTTTGGCCAACTTTTCTGCTTCTTTCGCGGGACCTGCGGCTAAGAGAAAGTTTTCTCCTTTCTGGACAAGCAGAATTTGGTTTGAGAGTAGTTCGTTGAACTGTTCAATTTTTGTGCCGTACTTCACAAGCTGACTGGCCACAACACCTTGGATCATGTTTTCAAGACCGAGTCCGTTGATGAGTGTGTCGAACAGAGGTATTTTCTTCATTTGATCATAGTACTTGGCGTTGTTTCTACTCAAAAGTATTGAGTCGTAACCTGCAGGAATGAACTCACTGATGCCGAACAAAATCGTACTTGTCAGCATCAATAGCACGATCAAGTTTCTCATCGGGATACCTCCCTACAAGATTTTTCACTCAATAATACCATAAAATCAGCCAATATCAGGCTCTAGATTTCCAAAAATTTGAAAATATGGCGAGAATTTTTCTCTGGCTTCATCTAGTTCCTGTTTCCACCGTATTTCTTATAACTTCATTCAACGTTTTCATCGAAAAATTCTAGACCCACTTGAAATGACTCGCCCCAAAGTGCTATTATACAAGCAAGAGGGAGATATGATCTCCCGAAATCGCTGTAAGGAGGGGGGTTGAAGGATGAACAAGAAGGAACTCGTCGACAAGGTCGCGAAGAAAGCCGGACTCAAGAAGAAAGATGTCAAGAAGATTGTCGACACGATGCTCGAGTCCATCACTGAAGCTCTGGCCAAGGGTGAGAAGGTCCAACTCGTTGGCTTTGGAAGCTTCGAGGTCCGCAAAGCTGCACAGAGGAAGGGTGTGAACCCACAGACGAAGAAACCAATCACGATACCCGCAAGGAAAGTACCAAAATTCAGACCCGGCAAAGTCTTGAAGGAAAAAGTTAAGTGAGTTTAAGGGGGCCACCTAGCCCCCTTCTCATTTTCCAACACAGAAATCTTTGAATATACGTTCGATCAGATCACTCGTGTATTCTTTCCCCAGCAAATTATCGAGTGCTTTGAGACATTCTCTCAATCTTTCTGCTACGATATCCAACTTTTCGAGATTCATTTCTTCGATCGCCGATTCGAGGTTTGTTTGACATGACAATAGAAGTTCGTACTGGCGTGCTGTGGTGATATAGCCTTCACTGTTTTCAAAAAGATCTTGAACTTGTTTTACTATCTCTTCTTCGAGTTGCTCCACACCCTCTCTCTTAAGGGCAGAGATCACTAGAACGTGAGCGTTCGTTCCAAGCGCTTCTCTTAGGCTTTCGATATCTATCTTTTCAACCACATCGACCTTGTTCACCACAACCAAGTATCTTTTTTGCTTTATGAGTTGTAGTATCCTCAAATCGTCCTCATCCAAGGGGGAACTCGCATCGAGAACAAAAAGAATCAAATCCCCCTGAGTTGCCGCGTTTATAGCCCTTTCTACACCTATTTTTTCAACCCTATCGTGTGTGTCCCTTATGCCCGCAGTATCGAGCAATGTGAACGTGATACCCTTGATAGTTACACTGGCCTCTATGATGTCACGGGTTGTACCCGGTACCTCCGTCACGATCGCTCTTTCCTCATTGAGTAAGGCATTGAGTAAGGTCGATTTACCAACGTTAGGTTTACCTACTATGACTATCTTCAAACCTTTCGAGATAGCCAATCTGCTATCCGCATTCTTCAAAGCTTCATCCACTTTGCCGGTAAGCTCTAAAAGCATCGTCTTCATCTGCGTTGGTTCGGTCAAAACTTCATCAGGATAATCGAACTCAACCTCTATCTGGGCAAGCACACCTAGAAGATCTTCTCGTAACTGTTCAACCAGCTTGGCCAATCTGCCCGAAAGATTCGCCGCTGCCATTTTAACTGCTGTTTTCGATGTTGCTTCTATAATTTGTTTTATAGACTCAGCCTTGGTCAGGTCCATCTTGCCATTCAAAAAAGCTCTCTTGGTGAACTCACCAGCTTCCGCAAGTCTCGCGCCAGTTTGCAAAAATCTTTCTAAAACCATTTGGGTCACGATGGGTCCACCGTGACACATCACTTCCACCATGTCTTCACCCGTGTAAGAGTTGGGAGATTTGTAAAAGACGACCACAACTTCGTCCAGTACCTGGCCGTTTTCGTCCAAGACAAAATTATGGTAAACTCTTCGTGGTTCAATGGTGCTTGGTACACTGCTGAGGGTTTGGAGACAAATCTTCCAAGAATCCGGGCCGCTCAAACGAATCACCGATATTGCACCGATACCTCTGGGACTCGATATGGCAGCTATTGTATCTGACAATCTCTCAACTCCCAGCGAGAAGTTCGGAAACGATCTTGTTGACGAGTTTACCGTCGGCTCTTCCTTTGACATGTGGCATGATGGCTTTCATAGCTGTTCCGATGTCTTTTGGTCCGGCCAGTTTCAATTCTGAGATGATCTTCTTGGCAAGCTCTCTTATTTCCTCCTCACTCATTTGCTTAGGCATGTAGGACTGTATAATTTGAATTTCCTCTTTC contains:
- a CDS encoding ABC transporter ATP-binding protein yields the protein MSVILKVENLVKYFPIRAGVFKRIVGWVKAVDDVSFEINEGETVGLVGESGCGKTTIGMVLLRLYEPTSGRIIIANEDTTYFFMPPLRAKSYLKRTYIDRFNKLLKDAGSKDAVIDTLEGVDKIYAKLFFNEARSSARKFYSLLLSSMDEKRREFRKNVQIVFQDPYSSLNPRLRIKSIVGEGPAVHRLVKSEKELINKVRSVLEDVGISGDYMYRFPHEFSGGQRQRIGIARALALSPKLVIADEAVSALDVSIRSQIINLMKDLQREHKLTYLFISHDLAVIKYVSDRIIVMYLGKIVETASKKELFDKPLHPYTRALMSAIPIPNPNIKKERIILTGDVPSPVNPPPGCRFHTRCYMAVDVCSKIEPKLREISPGHAVACHLVK
- a CDS encoding ABC transporter substrate-binding protein, producing the protein MRRFWIVLVLIATTLIFAQIKNPDTIITLTIGEPDTLDPHFAYDTASGEVLGQIYECLIEYVGSSVVEMAPRLATAVPSLENGLIKDGGKTYIFPIRKNVKFHNGAVLTPEDVEYSFERGLLFDPSGGPMWMLWEALFEVYSLDEFVEKVVGKPLSELLDRTTKEPLPQYRDALIKVYTDYIDPAIEVSGDSVVFKLSRPFGPFLSIICGFANWGMILNKQWAIQQGCWDGKPDTWWKHWDLPKEESPLYAKAMGTGPFKLVEWDRAQMRVVLERFDGYWKGPAKIKRVIIWTIEEWSTRRAMLEKGDADIVAVPSQYLPQVENMPGVTITKGLPIISVTSLHFNWNVKPDSKYIGSGKLDGNGIPPDFFSDEHVRRAFAYVINYDAVIKDVLRGLGNRVPADLPSSLLGYDPKLPMFEFSITKATEEFKKAWNGEVWRKGFKLTLLYNTGNEARRTVAEMIKTYVEMINPKFKIEVRGEQWPTYLTSYKQGYLPAFIIGWLADYPDPHNFIQTYYHSAGTYGFAQGENFKKFVSTPTPELGGKSCNELIEKAAIETDPKVRVDIYRKVQEFAIKHVLGVALYEPQSLNVRRSWVKGWYYNPMMPGAADYYTLWKEE
- a CDS encoding energy-coupling factor ABC transporter ATP-binding protein, which codes for MSNVELKLIGITFGYDENKKLFDGFSITVRAGQLLLIRGPNGSGKSTLLKLMAGLLKPQFGSVLLNGTPLKREDFKKIGYVMQRAEDQFFCETVFEEIAFSARNFGFDDVEVRVKEAINAVGLTDKILEKSPFQLSEGEARRVAIACALVHEPDLLLLDEPLIGLDRMGKESVLEILKAQKGCGKAIVVTAQRSNVFHSLADIIVEL
- a CDS encoding energy-coupling factor ABC transporter ATP-binding protein is translated as MLELIDVSFSYGDGWALKNINLKIEENSFVLVVGANGSGKTTLFKLLAGLLPLQSGFIRLNGKDLKEIDLKKICCYVFHNPFDQIIGSTVEEDIAFGLENLGLSRDQIRARVQKTLESFQLDERRHDDPFTLSGGTAQKLAVASLYALQPEIFLLDEPTSMLDDEGVYEILKALEELKKMGKTILISTHEPKIFFNLATQIIHMRRGSVDFFGSLEDFLEERFEDVEC
- a CDS encoding methyltransferase, which translates into the protein MEHYYVEKPRCELRIKTAILKLKNGRIYQFQTPSGVFSFGEIDKATRILIEHCQIHGKKVLDLGCGYGVIGIVLKSEYPDLEIYMSDINERAVEFAKINAKKNNVDVVIKHGAFFEPWKNDTFDLILMNPPLAAGKETVLRLIKGSFEHLNNGGSLQAVAHHNKGGSYVKRTMGEVFGNVEDIHKEGGIRIYKSVKV
- the ppdK gene encoding pyruvate, phosphate dikinase, which translates into the protein MNKKLVYFFADGSAEGNAEMKDILGGKGANLAEMTNLGIPVPPGFTISAEVCRYYYQHGYTYPEGLKYQVDEAMKRLEKVTGKGFGDPDKPLLVSVRSGAAISMPGMMDTILNLGLNDRTVKGLIKMTNNPRFAYDAYRRFLQMFGDTALGIPRSKFENALEEVKKQKGVKLDIELDANDLMKLVDIYKGIYEEEGKEFPQDVEKQLWLAIDAVFRSWMSDRAVKYREIHNIKEDELLGTAVNVVAMVFGNMGERSGTGVAFTRNPNTGEKEVYGEFLQNAQGEDVVAGIRTPVPLAELKRLMPKVYDELMAIMDKLERHYRDMQDIEFTIEEGKLYMLQTRSGKRTSRAAIKIAVDMAKEGIITKQEAVLRVKPEDVERVLHPRFEDKARAKAKVIAKGLPASPGAATGMVIFNSKKAEEMGRSGQKVILVRPETSPEDVGGMAFAQGILTSRGGMTSHAAVVARGMGKPAIVGAETIEVKEEEGLFRVNDIFVKEGEWISIDGSTGEVLLGKVDTIKPVGLEGEVAELLMWADEIRKLGVRANADIPRDAEVARKFGAEGIGLCRTEHMFFEKDRIPKMRRMIVAKTKEEREKALNELLPLQKEDFKGLFKFMAGYPVTIRLIDPPLHEFLPHDDEQIEETAKELGISPKDLKDIVKSLTELNPMLGHRGCRLTITYPEIAIMQTKAIIGAAIELKKETGMDVIPEIMIPLVGHVNEISFLKKIIKEVADKMIEESGLKIDYKIGTMIEVPRACVTADEIAKEAEFFSFGTNDLTQMTFAFSRDDVGKFLPEYLEKGILEHDPFKTLDYDGVGVLVEMGTKKGKQARPNLKVGVCGEHGGDPRSIHFFHKAGLDYVSCSPYRVPIARLAAAQATLIHDKKLTKSVD
- a CDS encoding HU family DNA-binding protein — translated: MNKKELVDKVAKKAGLKKKDVKKIVDTMLESITEALAKGEKVQLVGFGSFEVRKAAQRKGVNPQTKKPITIPARKVPKFRPGKVLKEKVK
- the mnmE gene encoding tRNA uridine-5-carboxymethylaminomethyl(34) synthesis GTPase MnmE gives rise to the protein MSDTIAAISSPRGIGAISVIRLSGPDSWKICLQTLSSVPSTIEPRRVYHNFVLDENGQVLDEVVVVFYKSPNSYTGEDMVEVMCHGGPIVTQMVLERFLQTGARLAEAGEFTKRAFLNGKMDLTKAESIKQIIEATSKTAVKMAAANLSGRLAKLVEQLREDLLGVLAQIEVEFDYPDEVLTEPTQMKTMLLELTGKVDEALKNADSRLAISKGLKIVIVGKPNVGKSTLLNALLNEERAIVTEVPGTTRDIIEASVTIKGITFTLLDTAGIRDTHDRVEKIGVERAINAATQGDLILFVLDASSPLDEDDLRILQLIKQKRYLVVVNKVDVVEKIDIESLREALGTNAHVLVISALKREGVEQLEEEIVKQVQDLFENSEGYITTARQYELLLSCQTNLESAIEEMNLEKLDIVAERLRECLKALDNLLGKEYTSDLIERIFKDFCVGK